The genomic DNA CACCATAACGTCGGACGCAGCGTGGAGGAGACGCTCAGGGTGGTGGCGGCCCTGCAAACGGGCCGACTGTGCCCCGCGGATTGGCATCCGGGGGATCCTACCTCTGATTTGGGTCCCAAGTACTGACGCGTGGCCGCTCTGGATGACAAGCGGCGCCGCATCGAACAGCGCGGCCGCGTCCGCGAATTCGTGTTCGGGATCCAGGATGGCCTGATCAGCAACCTGGGGCTGGTGTCGGGCATCCAAGGCGCGACCGCGGACCTCACCATTGTCCTGATCGGCGGCATCACCGCCGCGGTGTCCGGCGCCATCTCGATGGCCGCAGGGTCGTATCTTTCCTCCAAAGCGGAAAAGGAGATTTTCGACGCCGAGATTCGCGCCGAGACCGAGCGATTGACCGGGGAGCCCTACTTGGCGCAGGAGGCCGTGCTGGAGTCGCTTCAGGCCGAGGGTCTGCCCCGCGAGAACGCGTACCGGGTCGTGCGCCTCCTGCAACCGCGTCCGGAGATCATCCTGCACACCTACCACGAAAAGGTGTTGGGGCTTGGCCGCGCCGAGATCAACCGCCCAGTACTGGCTGCGTCGGTGATGGGGGCGTCGTTCACCGTCGGCTCGATCGTTCCCCTCGTGCCCTACGTGTTGGCGCCGGGGCATCTGGCGTTGCCCGTGTCGGTCGCGGTGTCCACCGCCACGCTCTTCGGCGTAGGAGTGTTCAAAGGTGTCTTGGCGAGGAGGTCGCCGTGGCTGTCGGGTCTTGAATTCTTCGCGATTGCGTTGGGTTCCGCCGCCCTCGGGTACGGCCTCGGCCTTGCGATCAGCGCGCTCAGCGGGTGACGTGCGCCTGAACCGACATGACCCTGGGCATCCGCCTGCTCCTTGAGCGGGCAGTGGAAACCCGTGTACAATGCGTGCGCTGAGATGATCGGACCGATCCCTTCGCGATGAAATTCCACCGCCGCAACGACCCCCTCCTTGAGGCCGTCCGAGAGATTCAAGAGTACTGCGAGATTCACCATCTGCCCGTGTTCTCCGGATACCTGACGCGCGAACACGAGACCGTCGCGGTGTGGAACGTCACGCGAAGCCGAGACTGGAAAGCGTTCTTAGACCTGGCGGCGTCTCGTGGAGTCGGTCTGGTCTACCTGGACTGGGTCATGTTTGACGAGCACCACGTCGACGAGGCGCTGATCCGCGGGGATGAGACTCACGAGACGGCGGAAACCGATCCGCAGGTGGACGAGTACAACCGGGAACTTGAGAGTTTCCGAACGCACGCGGGGTTGACCGGCGTCATCGAGATCGCATTCTCCCTGGCCGGGGTGTGGCACGTCTTCGAGTGGCAAGCCGAGTGGTTTACCGAGTTCGAACGCTGTGTGGACGCGTGGGACGAGGGCGCGTATCATCCGAGGCGGCTGCCGAGGGCTCGTCTCCACGACTTGGCCAATCAACTGGTCAACCACCCCAAGTACCAGGTCTGCCAGAGCAAGGCGCAACGACGATATCTCCTGGAGCAGTTGCTCGGCCGGGAGTTCGAGTCCGTTCGTGCATCGGACGTCACGGGAGTGCTGGACCGCGCAGAGGCGATCTTTGAGTTGGAGATCAAACCCTTGGAACGCAGCTATCTCAAGCAGCGCGCCCGTGAACTCAAGGCACAAGGCCTGTCGATCGACGCCATTGCCGGCAGCCTGGGGGTGTCGCGGGCCGCCGCCAAAGGCCTCCTCGCGGGGTAGGAGCCCGTCCGGGCAGGGCCATCTGCGGCGTTGCCGCTCTCTTCAAGGTGCCACGGCCGCCTCACCGTCTCGTCGGCGCTCGTGGCTCGGCGCCACTTCTTCGTGGCGCCACTCGCCTCACGTACGCACTTAGTACGCTGCGCTCCGGTGCTCGCGGCGCCTGGCATCTGGCCCTTCGCGAACGGGCTGATGCTACAAAGCCTTGTCGATTTCTACGTGCAGAGCGATTTCTCGCAGGATGTCGGCGACCTTCGCGCACGCGTCGTGCGGGCCCAGGTAACACGCGGCGCGACCGGTTTCGTGGGCTTGCAGGGTGATCGCGAACGCGTCTTCGGTCGAGACGCCGGTGGCTTTCTGAACCTGTCGGACCACGTCGTCGAACGCGTGGACGTCGTCGTTGTACAGAATCACGTGGAACGCGTCGCCCGAGGAGCCGCCGCTTGTCGACTCCTCGCGACGGCTCGGAACCTCCACGGCGCGCGACGCGGCGATCATCGGGACCCGAGCAGTCGGGTGAGTTCGGCTTCCAGGGTGCGCACCCACTCGACCAAGGGCACCTCCGCGTCGACCACGATCTGAAACTTCCCCGCGGGTGTCCGCGTGACGCGGCCCGGGCTCTCGGGACTCAACGGGATTTCGATCGCCTCCCGGTGGATGCCGAGGCGATCGGTGACCGCAAAGATTTGGTTGATCTCGTTCATCCGGACGACGTGGAGCGGCATGTCGCTTTCAGGCTGATGCAAGCAGCGCCCGCAGCGCGGCGGGGTCGGTCAGGGGCGCCGAGCAGGTGAACCGGCGGCAGACGTACGCGGTCGGTCGGCCGTCCCGCAGGGGCTTGCCTCTCGCAGCCTCGGGCACCATCGCACCGTCGGCACGCTCGGCCTCCGTGACGGTGAGCGTACGGTTGGGCAGATAGCTCCCGTGAACCGCCCGCAATAACGCGCGCGCGTCTGCGTGTCCGCGCGGCCCGATGATGACGACATCCACCGTCCCTTCGTGATACAAGTCCAGGGCGCACAGCAGATTGGCGTACCCGAACGGATTGTCTTCCATCGCGCGGCCGGAAAGCGTGAAGAGGCGTTCGGCGAAGTCGCGGTAGGCGGCCACGCCCAGGTACGCGGCCAGACGGAGCAGGGTGAACGAGGCCTGGGACGAACCCGATGGAATCGACTGGTCCGCGCCGGAGAGGGGCCGCGTCACGAGGACCTCGTGATCGTGGCTGGTCACGTGCAAGCCGCGACCGTCTTGGGCCCAAAACTGCGCCAGGACGGTATCCGTGAGTTCCCGAGCCCACTCCAGGTGTCGCAGGGTCCCCGTGGCCTCGTACACGTCGATCAGCGCATTGGCCAGGAAGGTATAGTCATCCAGGTATCCGTTGAGTTTGGCACGGCCATCCTTCCACGTGCGCAACAAGCGACCGTCCCGCCACAATTCGCGGGCGATAAACGCCACGGCGTCTTCCGCGGCCCCGACGTAACGCGGTTCGTCGAGCGCGGCCCCGGCCCGCGCGAGCGCGGAGATCGCCAGGCCGTTCCAGCTCGTGAGGATTTTCTCGTCCCGAAACGGTTTGACGCGCGTTTCGCGCGCCGCAAACAGCCGGCTCCGCGACGCCGCGAGTTTGGCGCGGACCTCCTCGATCGGACGGTTGAACTCCACGGCCAGGGCGTCCTCGCGCAACATCACCCGAAGGATCGTCCGGCCTTCGAAGTTACCGCGCTCGGTGACGCCGTACGCGCGGCAGAAAACCTTGGCGTCCTCGGGTCCCAACACTCGTTCGATCTCCTCGGGCGTCCACACGAAAAATTTCCCCTCGTGCCCCTCGCTGTCCGCGTCCTGGGTGCTGAAGAACCCGCCGCCGGGATGGCGCATCTCCCGCAAGAGGTAATCGGCGGTCTCGCGCGCGACCCGGGCGAAGTCGGCGTCGCCGCTGGCCTGGAAGAGATCGAGCGCCAGGGGAATCAACAAGGCGTTGTCGTAGAGCATCTTCTCGAAGTGCGGGACGAGCCATTGGCCGTCCACCGAGTAACGGTGAAACCCGCCGCCGAGCTGGTCGTAAATCCCGCCGGCCGCCATCATCTGAAGGGTGAAGGCGGCGCGGCGTCGAGCCTCCGTATCACCGCTGGCTCGGGCATGGCGAATGAACAGTTCCAGGGCCATGGTGCTGGGAAATTTCGGTCCGGTGCCGAAGCCGCCGTGCATGGGTTCGAACAGGCGGGTGAGCGACTCCGCCGCCGACGCGATGAGATCCCGGCCCGGAACCCCGTCGGCGGGTTCAGGCGTTTCGATTTTGTCGAGGATCGCCACCGCCTGCTCACCGGTGTGCGCCAGATCCTGGGCCTTGTCCCGGTAGGCGGTTGCGACCGCTTCGATCACGCGGGGAAAGCCGGGCATGCCGTGTCGGTCTTCGGGAGGGAAATACGTGCCGGCATGAAAGGGTTTCCCGTCCGGGGTCAGGAACATCGTGAGCGGCCAGCCGCCGCCTCGACGGTTGAAGACTTGGAACGCGGTCTGGTAGATCTGATCCAGGTCGGGCCGCTCTTCCCGATCGACTTTGATGTTCACGAAGTGCCGATTCATCAGCGCGGCGATGTCTTCGTCCTCAAACGATTCGTGTTCCATCACGTGGCACCAATGGCACGCGGAGTAGCCGATGGAGAGCAGCACGGGCTTGTGCTCGGCCCTCGCTTTCGCAAAGGCCTCCTCGCCCCACGGATACCAGTCGACGGGGTTGTGCGCGTGCTGGAGGAGGTACGGGCTCGTCTCGTGAACGAGGCGGTTGGAGTGCCGCGGGGGAGAGGTCATTTCCGTCACATCGGAGATCGCGCAGCGCGCCGAGCGACGGGTATCTTAATACGATCGCCTGGCGCGTGTAAACACCGCGCGGCCCGGCGGCCGCGCGCGTGGGCCATCCCGTCGTGATCCGATGAGCGGGTGGACCTTCTCCGGCCGTCGGTCTCTTCCGGCCTTTCCCGGCTGGCGAGTCGCGTTGGGGCCGGGCATCGTCTGGATGGCGCTGGCGCAGGGCAGCGGCGAGTTGATCTGGTGGCCGTACGTGGTGGCCAAATACGGGTTGACGTTCCTCGCGCTGCTCGTTCCCGCTTGCCTGCTGCAATACCCGGTCACCGTCGAAATCGGTCGGTACACCTTGCTCACGGGAGAAACGATTTTTCAGGGCTTCTTTCGGCTCAACCGCTGGTTGGGGATCGTTCTCTGGATTTTGATGACGCTCTCGTTCCTGTGGTTCGGGGCGTTCGCCTCGGCCGGCGGGACGGCTTTGGCGGCGCTCACGAATTTCCCTTCCGGGTGGACGGCACGAGGTCAGACGCTCTTCTGGGCCTATGCGTCGATTGCGGTGTTCGTCCTCGCCGTGCTGTTCAGCGGCGTGGTCTATGCGACGATCGAACGGTTCATGAAAGCCGTGGCCGTCGTGACCGTGGCGGGCCTGCTTTGGGCGTGTCTCCAACCCGAGGTCCTGTCGGTGGCGCCCGCGTTCCTGCAGGGGCTCGTGTCGCTCTCGACCCCCCTGCCGCGGCCGTGGGATCCGGCGGATGCCACCAAACTGCTCACCGCCGTCACGTTCGCGGGGTTGGGGGGCTTCTGGATCTTGTTCTATTCCTACTGGCTGCGCGACAAAGGCTGCGCCATGGCGGCGCACATCGGTCGGATCACGGGACCGCTGGCCGGCAAGCCGGAGGCGATTCCCGCCGAAGGCCACCTGCCGGAGGATTTGCCGGAGGCCGAGGCGAGGTGGGGGACGTGGCGGCGCTACCTGTCGGGCGACGCGCTGATCGGCATCGGAGGGAACCTCGCCACCACGCTGATGACGTGCCTGCTCGCGTATGCCTTGTTGTTCCCCCAGGGGCTGCTGCCGCAGGACTACGAACTGGCCGTGGTCCAGGCCCGGTTCTTCGAGGTGAGTTGGGGCGCGTTCGGCAGGATCCTCTTTTTGCTCGTCGCCGCCGCGTTCTTGACCGATACCTGGCTCGCCACCGCCGACGCGGTCAGCCGCATCCAGGCCGACATCGTGTACACGTTGTTTCCCCGAGCCCGCCGCCTGGAAGTGCGGCAGTGGTACTACGTGGTGCTGGGCGTACTCACGGTGATCACGTCGCTCACCATGTTGGTGGCGGCTCCCGGTCCCTTGATTCTCACCAGCGCCGTGATCGGATTCGTCGGCACCGTGATTTTCCCGGTGGCGTTGTGGCGACTGAACCGAAGATTGGCGCCGCAACTGCCCGCGTGGGCCGCGCCGAGTCGGGCGTCACAGGCGCTGCTGGGCCTGTCGTTTGCAGCCTACGTCGCGCTGGCGCTGGCGTACCTGGCCGCATTGGTCGGGTCGTGGTAGGGCCGATCGACTTTATTGAATGATGGTCAGCTTGGTCGCTGCGGCGGTCACGACCTTGACCTGCTCGATGACCGCGCTCGCGATCCTGCCGAAGGCCTCGGCTTGCGGGGAGTTCGGGTGTGCGTCCACCACCGGACGGCCTTCGTCGCCGCCGACGCGAATCGCCAAGTCGATCGGGACTTCCCCCAAAAACGGCACGCCCAGCGTTTTGGCCGCGGCTTGTCCGCCGCCGTGCGAAAAAATATCCGTGCGTTCCTTGCAGTGCGGGCAGAGAAACGAGCTCATGTTCTCGACGATCCCCAACACCGGGACGTGGACCTTCT from Nitrospirota bacterium includes the following:
- a CDS encoding VIT1/CCC1 transporter family protein; its protein translation is MAALDDKRRRIEQRGRVREFVFGIQDGLISNLGLVSGIQGATADLTIVLIGGITAAVSGAISMAAGSYLSSKAEKEIFDAEIRAETERLTGEPYLAQEAVLESLQAEGLPRENAYRVVRLLQPRPEIILHTYHEKVLGLGRAEINRPVLAASVMGASFTVGSIVPLVPYVLAPGHLALPVSVAVSTATLFGVGVFKGVLARRSPWLSGLEFFAIALGSAALGYGLGLAISALSG
- a CDS encoding ATP-dependent Clp protease adaptor ClpS produces the protein MIAASRAVEVPSRREESTSGGSSGDAFHVILYNDDVHAFDDVVRQVQKATGVSTEDAFAITLQAHETGRAACYLGPHDACAKVADILREIALHVEIDKAL
- a CDS encoding thioredoxin domain-containing protein — protein: MTSPPRHSNRLVHETSPYLLQHAHNPVDWYPWGEEAFAKARAEHKPVLLSIGYSACHWCHVMEHESFEDEDIAALMNRHFVNIKVDREERPDLDQIYQTAFQVFNRRGGGWPLTMFLTPDGKPFHAGTYFPPEDRHGMPGFPRVIEAVATAYRDKAQDLAHTGEQAVAILDKIETPEPADGVPGRDLIASAAESLTRLFEPMHGGFGTGPKFPSTMALELFIRHARASGDTEARRRAAFTLQMMAAGGIYDQLGGGFHRYSVDGQWLVPHFEKMLYDNALLIPLALDLFQASGDADFARVARETADYLLREMRHPGGGFFSTQDADSEGHEGKFFVWTPEEIERVLGPEDAKVFCRAYGVTERGNFEGRTILRVMLREDALAVEFNRPIEEVRAKLAASRSRLFAARETRVKPFRDEKILTSWNGLAISALARAGAALDEPRYVGAAEDAVAFIARELWRDGRLLRTWKDGRAKLNGYLDDYTFLANALIDVYEATGTLRHLEWARELTDTVLAQFWAQDGRGLHVTSHDHEVLVTRPLSGADQSIPSGSSQASFTLLRLAAYLGVAAYRDFAERLFTLSGRAMEDNPFGYANLLCALDLYHEGTVDVVIIGPRGHADARALLRAVHGSYLPNRTLTVTEAERADGAMVPEAARGKPLRDGRPTAYVCRRFTCSAPLTDPAALRALLASA
- a CDS encoding Nramp family divalent metal transporter, producing the protein MSGWTFSGRRSLPAFPGWRVALGPGIVWMALAQGSGELIWWPYVVAKYGLTFLALLVPACLLQYPVTVEIGRYTLLTGETIFQGFFRLNRWLGIVLWILMTLSFLWFGAFASAGGTALAALTNFPSGWTARGQTLFWAYASIAVFVLAVLFSGVVYATIERFMKAVAVVTVAGLLWACLQPEVLSVAPAFLQGLVSLSTPLPRPWDPADATKLLTAVTFAGLGGFWILFYSYWLRDKGCAMAAHIGRITGPLAGKPEAIPAEGHLPEDLPEAEARWGTWRRYLSGDALIGIGGNLATTLMTCLLAYALLFPQGLLPQDYELAVVQARFFEVSWGAFGRILFLLVAAAFLTDTWLATADAVSRIQADIVYTLFPRARRLEVRQWYYVVLGVLTVITSLTMLVAAPGPLILTSAVIGFVGTVIFPVALWRLNRRLAPQLPAWAAPSRASQALLGLSFAAYVALALAYLAALVGSW